In Gopherus flavomarginatus isolate rGopFla2 chromosome 5, rGopFla2.mat.asm, whole genome shotgun sequence, one DNA window encodes the following:
- the LOC127052421 gene encoding potassium channel subfamily K member 16-like, producing MTSLWWTDGRRPYEGWLADGLNNQHRWPELEHYVISQSGKGSGAEESVPVEVGAGTPSRYRSDPVPKGRSLPRQSVGRSNLTATVQRGVYPVGNESQTEVSNWDLSNPFFFVGAMVSTIGYGTQCPKTVAGQIFCVFFASFGIPLTIVFLHRVSKMLSLLCERLERCLYERGMKRKKIKFLTLLFFLVMGILVFLGLPSVVFQVVEGWSYSEGFYFAFITLSTIGFGDYVVGKENSTSL from the exons ATGACGTCTCTCTGGTGGACCGACGGAAGGAGGCCTTACGAGGGCTGGCTTGCCGATGGATTGAACAACCagcaccggtg GCCGGAGTTGGAGCACTATGTCATTTCCCAGTCGGggaaagggagcggtgccgaggaGTCAGTGCCGGTAGAGGTCGGTGCTGGGACTCCTTCTCGGTACCGGAGTGATCCGGTGCCGAAGGGGCGCTCCTTACCGAGgcagtctgttgggcgctcg AACCTGACTGCCACAGTGCAGAGAGGAGTATATCCAGTAGGAAATGAATCACAGACTGAGGTCAGCAACTGGGATTTGAGTAACCCCTTCTTCTTTGTGGGCGCAATGGTATCCACAATAG GCTATGGCACCCAGTGTCCTAAAACAGTTGCTGGCCAGATCTTCTGTGTCTTTTTTGCTTCATTTGGAATTCCTTTGACTATCGTTTTCCTGCACCGGGTCAGTAAGATGCTTTCTCTGCTGTGTGAAAGGCTTGAGAGATGTCTGTATGAGAGGGGAATGAAAAGG AAGAAGATCAAGTTTCTGACCCTTCTCTTCTTCCTGGTGATGGGCATTCTAGTGTTCCTGGGTCTGCCATCAGTTGTCTTCCAGGTGGTGGAGGGCTGGTCCTACAGTGAaggattttattttgcatttatcacccTGAGTACTATTGGCTTTGGAGATTACGTAGTAGGTAAGGAGAATAGTACTTCTCTCTGA